Proteins from a genomic interval of Thunnus thynnus chromosome 5, fThuThy2.1, whole genome shotgun sequence:
- the cnot1 gene encoding CCR4-NOT transcription complex subunit 1 isoform X5, translated as MNLDSLSLALSQISYLVDNLTKKNYRASQQEIQHIVNRHGPEADRHLLRCLFSHVDFSGDGKSSGKDFHQTQFLIQECVSLISKPNFISTLCYAIDNPLHYQKSLKPSAHLFTQLSKVLKLSKVQEVIFGLALLNSSNADLRGFAAQFIKQKLPDLLRSYVDADLGGNQEGGFQDIAIEVLHLLLSHLLFGQKGASGVGQEQIDAFLKTLCRDFPQERCPVVLAPLLYPEKRDILMDRILPDSGELAKTMMESSLAEFMQEVGYGFCASLDECRNIILQYGVREVTASQVARVLGMMARTHSGLTDGIPLQSISAPGSGIWSDGKDKNDGSQAHTWNVEVLIDVVKEVNPNLNFKEVTYELDHPGFIIRDSKGLHIVVYGIQRGLGMEVFPVDLIYRPWKHAEGQLSFIQHSLISPEVFCFADYPCHTVAIDILKAPPEDDNREIATWKSLDLVESLLRLSEVGQYEQVKQLFSFPIKHCPDMLVLALLQISTSWHTLRHELISTLMPIFLGNHPNSAIILHYAWHGQGQSPSIRQLIMHSMAEWYMRGEQYDQAKLSRILDVAQDLKSLSMLLNGTPFAFVIDLAALASRREYLKLDKWLTDKIREHGEPFIQACVTFLKRRCPSIMGGLAPDKDQPKSAQLPPETLATMLACLQSCAGSVSQELSETILTMVANCSNVMNKARQPPPGVMPKGRAPSTSSLDAISPVQVSPCERLITPLQENFEMPFHMDPLSGMASLSLGGTATSHTQSMQGFPTSLSSAFSNPQSPAKAFPPLSTTNPSTPFGGIGSLSSQLPGMDSGPLGSGIGSGIGSGLGMSAVSTDPFGTRKMSTPGLNPPTFQQTDLSQVWPEANQHFSKEIDDEANSYFQRIYNHPPHPTMSVDEVLEMLQRFKDSTIKREREVFNCMLRNLFEEYRFFPQYPDKELHITACLFGGIIEKGLVTYMALGLALRYVLEALRKPYGSKMYYFGIAALDRFKNRLKDYPQYCQHLASIAHFLQFPHHLQECVQYIEYGQQSRDPPVKMQGSITTPGSLALAQVQAQAQSQQPGVPKAPQPGQPSTLVTTTTTTTTVAKTTTITRPTPSSFKKDVPPSINTTNIDTLLVATDQTERIVEPPENVQEKIAFIFNNLSQSNMTQKVEELKETVKEEFMPWVSQYLVMKRVSIEPNFHSLYSNFLDTLKNPEFVKMVLNETYRNIKVLLTSDKAAANFSDRSLLKNLGHWLGMITLAKNKPILYTDLEVKSLLLEAYVKGQQELLYVVPFVAKVLESSLRSMVFRPQNPWTMAIMNVLAELHQEHDLKLNLKFEIEVLCKNLSLDINDLKPGNLLKDKEKLKSLEEQLSAPKKETKPPEEMLPVSTTGDFAPFAAPPSTPAATTTTTCTTTGPPTPQFSYHDINVYALAGLAPHININVNIPLLQAHPQLKQCVRQSVERAVQELVHPVVDRSIKIAMTTCEQIIRKDFALDSEESRMRVAAHHMMRNLTAGMAMITCREPLLMSIATNLKNSFAAALRAPTPQQREMMEEAAARIAQDNCELACCFIQKTAVEKAGPEMDKRLATEFELRKHARQEGRRYCDPVVLTYQAERMPEQIRLKVGGVDPKQLAVYEEFARNVPGFLPSNDLSQPTGFLAQPMKQQAWATDDVAQIYDKCMADLEQHLHAIPPALAMNPLTQALRSLLEAVALARNSRDGIAALGLLQKAVEGLLDATSGADADLLLRYRECHLLVLKALQDGRAYGPQWCNKQITRCLIECRDEYKYNVEAVELLIRNHLVNMQQYDLHLAQSMENGLHYMAVAFAMQLVKLLLVDERSVSHVTEADLFHTIETLMRTCAHSRANAPEGLPQLMDVVRSNYEAMIDRAHGGPNFMMHSGISQASEYDDPPGLREKAEYLLREWVNLYHSAAAGRDSTKAFSAFVGQMHQQGILKTDDLITRFFRLCTEMCVEISYRAQAEQQHNPAASAAIIRAKCYHNLDAFVRLIALLVKHSGEASNTVTKINLLNKVLGIVVGVLIQDHDVRQTEFQQLPYHRIFIMLLLELNAPEHVLETINFQTLTAFCNTFHILRPTKAPGFVYAWLELISHRIFIARMLAHTPQQKGWPMYAQLLIDLFKYLAPFLRNVELNKPMQILYKGTLRVLLVLLHDFPEFLCDYHYGFCDVIPPNCIQLRNLILSAFPRNMRLPDPFTPNLKVDMLSEINIAPRILTNFTGVMPSQFKKDLDSYLKTRSPVTFLSELRSNLQVSNEPGNRYNIQLINALVLYVGTQAIAHIHNKGSTPSMSTITHSAHMDIFQNLAVDLDTEGRYLFLNAIANQLRYPNSHTHYFSCTMLYLFAEANTEAIQEQITRVLLERLIVNRPHPWGLLITFIELIKNPAFKFWSHDFVHCAPEIEKLFQSVAQCCMGQKQAQQVMEGTGAS; from the exons ATGAATCTTGACTCGCTCTCGCTGGCTTTGTCTCAAATCAGCTATCTGGTGGAcaatttaacaaagaaaaactaCCGAGCCAGCCAGCAGGAAATACAGCAT ATTGTAAATCGTCACGGTCCTGAGGCAGACAGGCATCTACTACGCTGTCTTTTCTCCCATGTGGATTTCAGTGGCGATGGTAAAAGCAGTGGCAAGGACTTTCACCAG ACACAGTTTCTGATCCAGGAGTGTGTGTCGCTGATATCAAAGCCAAACTTCATCTCTACTCTGTGTTACGCTATCGACAATCCCCTGCACTACCAGAAG AGTTTGAAGCCATCGGCCCACTTATTCACCCAATTGAGTAAAGTTCTTAAGCTCAGCAAGGTCCAAGAG GTGATATTTGGCCTTGCTCTGCTCAACTCCAGCAACGCAGACCTTCGGGGTTTTG cTGCGCAGTTCATCAAGCAGAAACTTCCAGACCTCCTGCGGTCATACGTTGACGCAGATCTCGGAGGAAACCAGGAAGGTGGCTTCCAAGACATTGCCATAGAGGTCTTACACCTACTGCTCTCCCATCTACTGTTTGGCCAGAAGGGAGCCAGTGGGGTAGGCCAAGAGCAGATCGACGCCTTCCTCAAGACACTTTGCCGAG aTTTCCCCCAGGAGCGCTGCCCTGTGGTGCTCGCACCACTGCTGTACCCTGAAAAACGGGACATTCTCATGGACAGGATCCTGCCAGACTCGGGGGAGTTAGCTAAGACCATGATGGAGAGTTCTCTTGCAGAATTCATGCAAGAAGTTGGCTATGGCTTCTGTGCAAG TCTGGATGAGTGCAGAAACATAATCCTCCAGTATGGGGTGAGAGAGGTGACAGCCAGCCAGGTAGCCAGGGTCCTGGGCATGATGGCTCGTACCCACTCCGGCCTAACTGATGGCATCCCACTACAG tccaTCTCTGCTCCTGGAAGTGGTATCTGGAGTGATGGTAAGGATAAGAACGACGGCTCGCAGGCACACACGTGGAACGTTGAGGTTCTTATCGACGTAGTCAAAGAAGTG AATCCCAACCTGAACTTCAAAGAGGTGACATATGAACTGGACCACCCAGGCTTTATAATCCGGGACAGCAAAGGCCTGCATATTGTGGTGTATGGCATTCAGAGGGGATTGGGCATGGAAGTTTTCCCTGTCGATCTCATCTATCGGCCATGGAAACACGCAGAGGGACAG ttgtCGTTCATTCAGCACTCCCTGATAAGCCCAGAAGTGTTCTGTTTTGCTGACTACCCTTGCCACACTGTTGCAATCGACATCCTTAAGGCCCCACCAGAGGATGACAACAGGGAGATTGCAACCTG GAAAAGTCTGGACCTGGTGGAGAGCCTGCTTAGGCTGTCTGAGGTGGGCCAGTACGAGCAGGTGAAGCAGCTGTTTAGCTTCCCAATCAAGCACTGCCCAGACATGTTGGTGCTGGCATTGTTGCAGATCTCCACCTCCTGGCACACACTGCGTCATGAGCTCATCTCTACCCTAATGCCCATCTTTCTGGGCAACCATCCCAACTCTGCCATTATTCTGCACTACGCCTGGCATGGACAG ggACAGTCTCCCTCCATCCGTCAGCTAATTATGCATTCAATGGCTGAGTGGTACATGAGAGGTGAACAGTATGACCAGGCCAAGCTGTCTCGCATCCTGGATGTGGCGCAGGACTTGAAG tCTCTATCGATGCTGCTGAATGGTACTCCATTTGCCTTTGTTATTGACCTTGCTGCACTTGCCTCTCGCCGTGAATACCTCAAACTTGATAAATGGTTGACTGACAAAATCAGAGAGCATGGG GAACCTTTTATCCAGGCGTGTGTGACATTCCTGAAGAGGCGGTGCCCATCCATTATGGGGGGTCTGGCCCCTGACAAGGACCAGCCCAAAAGTGCCCAGCTGCCCCCAGAGACCTTAGCCACCATGCTGGCCTGCCTGCAGTCCTGTGCTGG GAGTGTGTCTCAGGAGCTGTCAGAGACGATCTTGACCATGGTTGCCAACTGCAGCAATGTAATGAACAAAGCTCGGCAGCCACCACCAGGGGTTATGCCAAAGGGACGTGCCCCTAGCACCAGCAGCCTGGATGCCATCTCACCTGTACAGGTATCTCCATGTGAAAGACTCATCACGCCTCTGCAGGAAAACTTTGAAATGCCCTTTCAT ATGGACCCTCTCTCTGGGATGGCTTCCTTGAGCCTGGGAGGTACGGCCACCTCCCACACTCAGAGCATGCAGGGTTTTCCCACCTCACTGAGCTCAGCTTTCAGTAATCCCCAGTCCCCAGCAAAGGCCTTCCCGCCCCTCTCAACCACCAATCCCAGCACACCATTTGGGGGCATTGGCAGCTTGTCCTCACAGCTCCCTGGTATGGACTCTG GTCCCTTGGGCTCAGGCATCGGCTCTGGTATTGGGTCTGGCCTGGGGATGTCAGCAGTCAGCACCGATCCATTTGGCACCAGGAAGATGAGCACACCAGGCCTGAACCCACCTACCTTTCAGCAGA CTGACCTTTCTCAGGTGTGGCCTGAGGCAAACCAGCACTTTAGTAAGGAGATAGACGATGAAGCAAACAGTTACTTCCAGCGCATCTACAACCACCCACCTCACCCGACTATGTCTGTGGATGAG GTGCTGGAGATGCTACAGAGGTTCAAGGATTCAACCATCAAGCGGGAGCGAGAGGTGTTCAATTGCATGCTTCGGAACTTGTTTGAGGAGTACCGTTTCTTCCCCCAGTACCCAGACAAGGAGCTGCACATCACTGCCTGCCTTTTTGGCGGCATTATCGAGAAGGGTCTTGTCACCTACATGGCCCTGGGCCTTGCCCTCCGATATGTTCTTGAAGCGTTAAGAAAACCTTATGGATCCAAAATGTATTACTTTGGAATTGCCGCTTTAGATAGGTTCAAAAACAg ACTAAAGGATTACCCTCAATATTGTCAACACCTGGCTTCAATTGCCCACTTCTTGCAATTCCCCCACCATTTACAAGA GTGTGTGCAGTATATCGAGTATGGCCAACAGTCACGGGACCCTCCGGTGAAGATGCAAGGCTCCATCACCACCCCCGGAAGTCTGGCACTGGCACAAGTACAAGCACAGGCCCAGTCGCAGCAGCCTGGGGTCCCTAAAGCACCACAGCCAGGTCAACCCAGCACCCTCGTCACCACCACTACGACTACAACCACAGTAGCCAAGACCACCACCATCACAAGACCCACACCCAGCAGCTTCAAGAAGGATGTGCCT CCCTCCATAAACACTACCAACATTGACACTCTGCTGGTGGCCACTGACCAAACAGAAAGGATTGTAGAGCCTCCAGAGAATGTCCAGGAGAAAATCGCTTTTATCTTCAACAACCTCTCTCAGTCCAACATGACACAGAAG GTTGAAGAGTTGAAAGAGACGGTGAAGGAGGAGTTCATGCCCTGGGTTTCTCAGTACCTGGTGATGAAGCGTGTCAGCATCGAGCCCAACTTCCACAGTCTCTACTCCAACTTTCTGGACACTCTCAAGAACCCTGAGTTTGTCAAGATGGTCCTCAACGAAACATACAGGAATATTAAG GTCCTGTTGACCTCTGACAAGGCAGCTGCCAATTTCTCTGATCGCTCCCTGCTGAAGAACCTGGGCCACTGGCTGGGCATGATTACACTGGCCAAAAACAAGCCTATCCTCTATACA GATCTGGAGGTGAAGTCTCTGCTACTGGAAGCCTATGTGAAAGGCCAGCAGGAGCTACTTTATGTTGTTCCCTTTGTGGCCAAAGTTTTGGAGTCCAGTCTACGGAGCATG GTTTTCAGGCCACAGAACCCTTGGACCATGGCTATCATGAATGTTCTCGCTGAGCTGCATCAGGAACATGACCTCAAG ctgaaCTTAAAGTTTGAGATTGAAGTTCTTTGTAAGAACTTGTCTCTGGACATCAATGATCTGAAGCCGGGAAACCTGCTGAAAGATAAGGAGAAGCTAAAGAGCCTGGAGGAGCAGCTGTCGGCAccaaagaaagagacaaagccTCCAGAAGAGATGCTCCCAGTTTCTACCACAG GAGACTTTGCTCCATTTGCAGCTCCTCCATCAACCCCAgctgccaccaccaccaccacttgCACAACCACTGGGCCCCCCACCCCACAGTTCAGCTACCATGACATCAATGTGTATGCCTTGGCAGGCCTGGCCCCACACATCAATATAAATGTCAAC ATCCCTCTACTACAGGCCCATCCTCAGCTGAAGCAGTGTGTGCGGCAGTCAGTTGAACGGGCCGTCCAAGAGCTGGTGCACCCTGTGGTTGATCGCTCTATCAAAATTGCCATGACAACCTGTGAGCAGATCATCAGGAAGGACTTTGCCCTGGATTCAGAGGAGTCCCGCATGCGTGTGGCTGCCCACCATATGATGAGAAATCTGACCGCTGGCATGGCAATGATCACCTGCCGCGAGCCGCTGCTCATGAGCATCGCCACCAACCTTAAGAACAGCTTTGCTGCTGCACTTAGA GCACCAACTCCCCAACAGAGGGAGATGATGGAGGAGGCTGCAGCCAGGATTGCCCAAGACAACTGTGAATTGGCTTGCTGCTTCATTCAGAAGACAGCTGTGGAGAAGGCTGGCCCTGAAATGGACAAGAGACTAGCCACG GAGTTTGAGCTGAGGAAACACGCACGCCAAGAAGGACGTCGTTATTGTGATCCAGTCGTGCTGACTTACCAGGCTGAACGTATGCCTGAGCAGATCAGACTCAAG GTGGGAGGAGTGGACCCCAAACAACTGGCTGTATATGAGGAGTTTGCCAGGAACGTTCCAGGTTTCTTGCCCAGTAATGATCTCTCTCAGCCCACTGGCTTCTTGGCTCAGCCAATGAAG caacaGGCATGGGCCACAGATGATGTTGCTCAGATCTACGATAAGTGCATGGCAGACTTGGAGCAGCATCTTCACGCCATCCCTCCAGCTCTTGCCATGAACCCCCTGACCCAGGCCCTGCGCAGTCTGCTGGAGGCTGTAGCCTTGGCGAGGAACTCCAGGGATGGCATCGCAGCCCTTGGCCTGTTGCAGAAG GCTGTTGAAGGTCTTCTGGATGCCACTAGTGGGGCTGATGCTGACTTGCTGCTCCGCTACAGGGAGTGCCACCTGCTGGTACTTAAAGCCCTACAGGATGGACGTGCCTACGGACCACAGTGGTGCAACAAGCAGATCACCAG GTGTCTGATTGAGTGCCGTGATGAGTACAAATACAACGTGGAGGCAGTGGAGCTTTTGATCAGGAACCACCTTGTGAATATGCAGCAGTATGATCTGCACCTGGCACAG TCAATGGAAAACGGACTGCACTACATGGCAGTTGCATTCGCCATGCAGTTGgtgaagctgctgctggtggaTGAACGCAGCGTCAGCCACGTCACAGAAGCTGATCTCTTCCACACAATTGAGACTTTAATGAGGACCTGTGCACACTCTAGAGCCAACGCACCTGAGGG tCTTCCCCAGCTGATGGATGTCGTTCGCTCCAACTATGAGGCCATGATCGACCGGGCTCACGGCGGACCCAACTTCATGATGCACTCCGGGATCTCACAGGCATCAGAATATGACGATCCTCCTGGCCTGAGGGAGAAGGCGGAGTATCTCCTGAGGGAATGGGTCAACCTGtatcactctgctgctgctggcagggATAGCACCAAAGCCTTCTCTGCTTTTGTTGGCCAG ATGCACCAGCAGGGCATCCTGAAGACTGATGACTTGATCACACGATTCTTCCGGCTGTGCACAGAAATGTGTGTGGAGATAAGCTATCGGGCTCAGGCTGAGCAGCAACACAACCCAGCAGCCAGTGCAGCTATCATCAGAGCCAAGTGTTACCACAACCTGGATGCCTTTGTGAGGCTCATAGCCCTGCTGGTCAAACACTCTGGAGAGGCCTCTAACACAGTGACAAAAATCAACCTCCTCAACAAG GTGCTGGGTATTGTCGTTGGGGTGTTGATCCAGGACCACGATGTCCGTCAGACAGAATTCCAGCAGCTGCCGTACCACCGCATCTTCatcatgctgctgctggaacTCAATGCCCCCGAGCACGTCCTCGAGACCATCAACTTCCAGACACTCACAGCCTTCTG CAATACCTTCCACATCCTGAGACCCACCAAAGCACCCGGCTTTGTGTACGCCTGGCTGGAACTCATCTCCCATCGCATCTTCATCGCCAGGATGTTagcacacacaccacagcagAAG GGTTGGCCCATGTACGCACAGCTGCTGATTGATCTCTTCAAGTACCTGGCCCCTTTCCTGAGGAATGTAGAGCTCAACAAACCTATGCAAATCCTCTACAAG GGCACACTGCGAGTGCTCCTGGTCCTGCTGCATGACTTCCCAGAGTTCCTGTGTGACTACCATTATGGCTTCTGTGATGTTATCCCACCCAACTGCATCCAGCTCCGCAACCTCATCCTCAGTGCCTTTCCACGCAACATGAGGCTCCCTGACCCTTTCACACCCAATCTCAAG GTGGACATGCTGAGTGAGATCAACATCGCTCCCCGTATCCTCACCAACTTTACAGGCGTCATGCCTTCTCAGTTCAAGAAGGATCTGGACTCATATCTGAAGACCCGTTCACCGGTCACTTTCCTGTCTGAGCTGCGCAGCAACCTGCAG GTGTCAAATGAGCCAGGAAACCGCTACAACATCCAGTTGATCAATGCTCTAGTGTTGTATGTAGGCACACAGGCAATCGCTCACATCCACAACAAGGGCAGCACCCCCTCCATGAGCACTATCACCCACTCTGCACACATGGACATCTTCCAGAACCTGGCCGTGGACCTGGACACAGagg GGCGTTATCTGTTCTTGAACGCGATCGCCAATCAGCTACGCTACCCAAACAGCCACACTCACTACTTCAGCTGCACCATGCTTTATCTGTTTGCTGAGGCCAACACTGAGGCCATCCAGGAGCAGATCACCAG GGTTCTGTTGGAGAGGCTGATAGTGAACCGGCCTCACCCGTGGGGTCTCCTCATCACCTTCATCGAGCTGATCAAGAATCCTGCCTTCAAGTTCTGGAGTCACGACTTTGTGCACTGTGCCCCCGAGATTGAAAA gctGTTCCAGTCAGTAGCCCAGTGCTGCATGGGACAGAAGCAGGCCCAGCAGGTGATGGAAGGCACTGGTGCCAGCTAG